The sequence below is a genomic window from Budorcas taxicolor isolate Tak-1 chromosome 4, Takin1.1, whole genome shotgun sequence.
GTAACAGCGCAGCCTGTTCTTTCGCTTGGGCTTTGGTGCCACGGGCTTTACCCTAAGGAAACCCTTTTGGAGCAAAAGCATGTCAGCTGGGCACGTGGCTTTCAAAAATTACCTCTGCACTGAAAAAGAGAGGGGACACAGGCACAGCGCCGTCCACCTCTGAGAACCACAGGGCGCCTCTTCTCCAAAGTGGGGGCGAGGAGCCAGCTCACCGGCTCCCGGGGCGTGCAAAGTCGCCCGGGCGCTGGCCTCTTACCACGAACTCCTCCAGGGTCTGGTAGGTCTTGCCCCGGAACTCGCAGTAGTTCTTCTTCTCCTTGCACTGCGGGCAGCACTGGCTGGTGTCAACGTGGATGCAGCGCGGGTGCAGCCGCGGGCACTCGGGCTGTGCACACAGCGGCCCCTCCTCGGTGCACAGGCACGGGCAGGCCGAGGGCCCCGGAGCAAACTTCTCCCCGATCGCGTACACGAAGCCGCTCTCGTCCACGCAGCCCTTGCCCCGGTAATCCGGGTACGCGTACTCCTCCGGCGGCTCGGGCGTGGGCTCCGACTCCGGACCCGCCACGTCCtgggcggcggcggccgggggcTCTTCGAGCGGGGTGTCCCCGCGGGGCCGCCCCTGCAGGTCCCCGGCCCCGGCGCCCCCGCCCTGGGCGGCCCAGGCCTGCTTCTGCCTGCTCCACGCCTCCCGGCCGGCCAGCCCGCGGCCGCTCTTGCCCTTCCAgtcccggccgccgccgccgccctcgTCCCTCGCCGGGCGCCCGAGCTCGCTCATCCGCCCCGGGCCGTCCCGAGACGCGTGCTCGCGCTTCTCCTGGCCCGGCCGCTCCGGCGCCTGGGCCAGCTTCTCCAGCGGGATCCTCGGGCTGCACAGGGCCACCATCAGGCAGCAGGTGAGCAGGAGGGAACTGGACAGCGCGCCAACTGCCATCGCAGTGGAGCTGGGCATTCCCTACCGCGtcccggcgggcgggcgggcgggaagCGCGGCCGAGGGGCGAGTCGCATTCACAGCCCGGGGGCGCGCCGCCGCCAGCCGGGAGCCGCCGTCCCTGCGGAGAGAACAGCAGCACAGCTGAGCCCCGCGGCCCGCGCGCGCCCGGTCCCCGCCCGGCCCCGAGCCGCCCGACCCCGAGGCTCCCTAGATGGACTCGCCGGACCACGAGGGCAGGGGCTGCATTCCCGGCGCCGCCGGGGGTCCTACAGATCTGACTGCGGGCCTGGACACggaagcgagttccagaaaaacaccgaCCCGCAGTGTGCCCCCTGTAGTCGTTATTAGTGGGTGGTGGAGCGGTGGGGCTGCAGCGAGCTGGGCCCGCGCCCCCTGCAAGGCTCGGATGGAGCCACATAACTCCAGCGCCTGGCGCCCCTCTTCAGGTCCCGGCCACACTTCCCCAAAGGTCGCGCGGTGAAGAATTCCGCAGTGGAGTGGACGGTGAAGACTGTGCAGAAAAATAAGAGGGAAACCCTTCCTCGCTTGCCTGAGGGTGTTTGGGGAAGAGGGGacggaaggaagggaagaaac
It includes:
- the VWC2 gene encoding brorin — encoded protein: MPSSTAMAVGALSSSLLLTCCLMVALCSPRIPLEKLAQAPERPGQEKREHASRDGPGRMSELGRPARDEGGGGGRDWKGKSGRGLAGREAWSRQKQAWAAQGGGAGAGDLQGRPRGDTPLEEPPAAAAQDVAGPESEPTPEPPEEYAYPDYRGKGCVDESGFVYAIGEKFAPGPSACPCLCTEEGPLCAQPECPRLHPRCIHVDTSQCCPQCKEKKNYCEFRGKTYQTLEEFVVSPCERCRCEASGEVLCAVSACPQTECVDPVYEPDQCCPICKNGPNCFAETAVIPAGREVKTDECTICHCTYEEGTWRIERQAMCTRHECRQM